The following are from one region of the Capsicum annuum cultivar UCD-10X-F1 chromosome 1, UCD10Xv1.1, whole genome shotgun sequence genome:
- the LOC107854278 gene encoding exocyst complex component EXO70A1 has product MMTMMEKGVENLISARKSLRVNLEKSKALGVSLDKAGPRLVEISQRLPSLEAAIRPIRAQREDLGAVVGHINRAVVPATAVLKVFDAIHGLEKSLSDPESDLPGYLGVLKRLKEAFRFLGENCDMAIQWLADIVEYLKDHSVADGKFLSSLKEALTSLRELHSEEDGGRLDGGLLEVALGRLENEYRRLLTENSVPLPMSSLDLPGDQPSIAPSPLPVSVIKKLQTVLTRLVANKRLEKCVSIYVEVRSSNVRESLQALNLDYLEISVSEFNDVQSIEGHIANWGKHLEFAVKHLLEAEYKLCNDVFERLGLDVWMGCFAKIAAQAGILAFLQFGKTVTESKKDPIKMLKLLDIFASLNKLRLDFNRLFGGAACAEIQKLTRDLIKRVIDGASELFWELQVQVELQRQVPPPPDGSVPKLIFFITDYCNKLLGDDYKSILTQVLVIERSWKHEIFQERQLFDELLNIMRAVQQNLETWSKGYKDNTLSYVFLMNNHWHLYKHLKGTKLGFLLGDSWLREHEQYKDYYSAVFLRESWAKLPALLSREGLILFSGGRATARDLVKKRLKAFNEAFDDMYKKQSNWVILDKELREKTCQLIIQAIVPVYRSYMQNYGPLVEQEGSSKYAKYTVQSLEKKLNSLFVPKPARHGSFKVRVPSGKFNNSVADQNQTATVK; this is encoded by the coding sequence ATGATGACTATGATGGAAAAAGGTGTTGAAAACTTGATATCTGCTAGGAAATCTTTGAGGGTTAATTTGGAGAAATCTAAAGCCTTAGGTGTATCTTTAGATAAAGCTGGACCTAGATTAGTTGAGATTAGCCAGAGATTGCCTTCTTTGGAGGCAGCAATTAGGCCAATTAGGGCTCAAAGAGAGGATCTTGGGGCTGTTGTTGGACATATTAATCGTGCCGTGGTGCCTGCTACTGCTGTTCTTAAGGTTTTTGATGCCATTCATGGACTTGAGAAATCGTTGTCTGATCCTGAATCTGACCTCCCTGGGTACCTAGGTGTGCTCAAGAGGCTTAAAGAGGCGTTTAGATTTTTGGGTGAGAATTGTGATATGGCAATTCAGTGGTTGGCGGATATTGTGGAGTACCTAAAGGACCATAGTGTTGCTGATGGCAAATTTCTTAGTAGTTTGAAGGAGGCGTTGACTTCTCTAAGGGAATTGCATAGTGAGGAGGATGGGGGTCGTCTCGACGGAGGACTTCTTGAGGTTGCATTGGGTAGATTGGAAAATGAATATAGACGGTTACTGACTGAAAATAGTGTTCCATTGCCAATGTCTAGTTTGGATTTACCAGGTGATCAACCCTCCATAGCTCCATCCCCTCTGCCTGTATCTGTTATAAAGAAGCTACAGACTGTACTTACCAGATTGGTTGCCAATAAAAGGCTTGAAAAGTGTGTGTCAATCTATGTCGAGGTACGGAGTTCTAATGTCAGGGAAAGTTTGCAGGCACTTAATTTGGATTACCTCGAGATTTCGGTTTCCGAGTTCAATGACGTGCAGAGCATAGAGGGACACATTGCTAATTGGGGTAAGCATCTAGAGTTTGCTGTGAAACATCTTTTAGAGGCCGAGTATAAACTCTGTAATGATGTCTTCGAAAGATTAGGATTAGATGTGTGGATGGGCTGTTTCGCTAAAATAGCTGCCCAGGCGGGTATTCTTGCATTCCTTCAGTTTGGAAAAACTGTAACAGAGAGTAAGAAGGATCCAATTAAGATGTTAAAACTGTTGGATATCTTTGCATCTTTAAACAAGCTGCGGTTGGATTTCAATCGGCTCTTTGGTGGAGCTGCATGTGCTGAAATCCAAAAGTTGACAAGGGATCTCATCAAGAGGGTGATTGATGGGGCTAGTGAACTCTTTTGGGAACTTCAAGTTCAAGTAGAATTGCAGAGGCAAGTGCCACCTCCTCCAGATGGTAGTGTCCCGAAACTTATCTTCTTTATCACCGACTACTGCAATAAGCTGCTTGGAGATGATTATAAATCAATTCTCACCCAAGTTTTGGTAATTGAAAGAAGTTGGAAGCATGAAATATTTCAAGAACGACAACTCTTTGATGAGCTTCTGAATATTATGAGAGCTGTTCAGCAAAATTTAGAGACATGGTCCAAGGGATACAAAGATAATACCTTGTCATACGTGTTCTTGATGAACAATCATTGGCATCTTTACAAGCATCTGAAAGGCACGAAGCTTggttttcttttgggagattctTGGTTGAGAGAACATGAACAGTACAAGGATTACTATTCTGCCGTCTTCTTGAGAGAGAGCTGGGCTAAGCTTCCTGCTCTATTAAGCCGGGAAGGTCTTATTCTCTTCTCTGGTGGGCGTGCCACTGCTCGTGATCTtgttaagaaaagattaaaaGCTTTTAATGAAGCTTTTGATGACATGTATAAGAAGCAGTCTAATTGGGTCATACTTGACAAAGaactaagagaaaaaacatgCCAGCTCATCATTCAGGCGATTGTACCTGTTTATCGGAGTTATATGCAGAACTATGGGCCACTGGTTGAACAAGAAGGAAGTTCCAAATATGCAAAGTACACTGTTCAGTCTTTGGAGAAAAAGCTGAATTCTCTTTTTGTTCCAAAGCCCGCCAGACATGGTAGTTTTAAAGTGCGAGTGCCTAGTGGAAAGTTCAACAATAGTGTTGCAGATCAGAATCAGACTGCTACTGTCAAGTAA